gggaactgggaaactgggatgggtgctgggaaactgggatgggtactgggaaactgggatgggtactgggaaactgggattggggatactgggaaactgggatgggtgctgggaaactgggatgggtactgggaaattgggatgggtactgggaaactgggatggGTATTGGgaaactgggattgtgggtactgggaaattgggatgggtactgggaaactgggatgggtactgggaaattgggatgggtactgggaaactgggatgggtactgggaaactgggatggGCATTGGGATCGTGGGATCGGcgctgggatctctgggatcagctctgggAGTTTGGGATCAGTCCCAGATCTGATTGGCTGCTCTGGAATTGTGGAAATGGCCCCAGGAGCgctgtcccctggtgtccctgtggtgaCACTGGTGACATTGGTGGCACTGGTGACACTGTTGTCATtcccgggcagggggagggccCGTTCAGTGACACTGGTGAcaccagctgtgtccccaggtggggGGAGGGCCCTCTGAGCAACACGGTGTCCCTGTGGTGACAGTGGTGACAGTGGTGACATTGGTGACATCCCCAGGCAGGGGGAGGGCCCGCTGAGCTACACGGTGTCCCTGTGGTGACAGCGGTGACATTGGTGACACCAGTTGTGTCCCCAGGTGGGGGGAGGGCCCGCTCAGTGACATTGGTGACACTGTTGTCCCCCCAGGCAGGGGGAGGGCCCGCTCAGTGACACGGTGTCCCTGTGGTGACAGCGGTGACATTGGTGACACCAGttgtgtccccaggcagggggaGGGCCCGCTCAGTGACACAGTGTCCCTGTGGTGACACCGGTGACCCTGTTGTCCCCCCCAGGCAGGGGGAGGGCCCTCTGAGTGACACAGTGTCCCTGTGGTGACACCGGTGACCCTGTTGTCCCCCCCAGGCAGGGGGAGGGCCCTCTGAGTGACACAGTGTCCCTGTGGTGACACCGGTGACCCTGTTGTCCCCCCAGGCAGGGGGAGGGCCCTCTGAGTGACACAGTGTCCCTGTGGTGACAGTGGTGACACTGTTGTCCCCCCCAGGCAGGGGGAGGGCCTGCTGAGCAACAAGGTGTCCCCGTGGTGACAGTGGTGCCTCTGTGGTGACTTTGATGTCTCTGTTGTGGCactggtgtccctgtggtgaCCCTGGTGACCCCGTGGTGACTTTGGTGTCCCTGTGGTGACATTGGTGACCCCGTGGTGCCACTGTTGACACCGTTGTCcccccaggcaggggcagggctcgCTCAGTGACACAGTGTCCCTGTGGTGACACCAGTGACCCCGTGGTGACACCGGTGACCCTGTTGTCTCCCCAAGCAGGGGGAGGGCCCGCTCAGTGACACAGTGTCCCTGTGGTGACACTGTGGTGCCACTGGTGACCCCATGGTGCCACTGGTGACACCATTGTCCCCccaggcagggggagggctGAAGTGACATGGTGTCCCTGTGGTGACACCGGTGACACTGTGGTGCCACTGGTGACCCCGTTGTCCCCCCAGGCAGGGGGGGGGGGCTGAAGTGCCACTGGTGACCCCGTGGTGACACTGGTGACCCCGTTGTCCCCCCAGGCAGGGGGAGGGCCCGCTCAGTGacactgtgtctgtgtgttgccactggtgtccctgtggtgtcactGGTGACACCATTGTACCCccaggcagggggagggctGAAGTGACACTGGTGACTCCGTGGTGCCACTGGTGACCCCGTTGTCTCCCCAGGCAGGGTGAAGGGCTGAAGTGACACTGGTGCCCCCATGGTGACACTGGTGACTCCGTGGTGACTTTGGTGACCCCGTGGTGCCACTGGTGACCCCATGGTGCCACTGGTGACCCCATGGTGCCACTGGTGACCCCGTGGTGCCACTGGTGACCCCGTGGTGCCACCGGTGACCCCGTTGTCCCCCCAGGCAGGGCGAGGGCCCGCTCAGTGACACGGTGTCCCTGTGGTGACACTGTGGTGCCAATGGTGGCCCCATGGTGCCACTGGTGACACCATTGTCCCCccaggcagggggagggctGAAGTGACATGGTGTCCCTGTGGTGACACCGGTGACACTGTGGTGCCACTGGTGACCCCATTGTcccccctggcagggggaggGCCTGCTGAGTGACATGGTGCCCCCATGGTGACACTGGTGACTCTGGAGTGACTTTGGTGTCCCTGTGGTGCCACTGGTGACCCCGTTGTCCCCCCAGGCAGGGGGGGGCTGAAGTGACACTGGTGACCCCATGGTGCCACTGGTGACCCCGTTGTCCCCCCAGGCAGGGGGAGGGCCCGCTCAGTGACACTGTGTCTGTGTGGTGCCactggtgtccctgtggtgtcactGGTGACACCATTGTCCCCccaggcagggggagggctGAAGTGACACTGGTGACCCCGTGGTGACTTTGGTGACCCCCTGGTGCCACTGGTGACCCCATGGTGCCACTGGTGACCCCGTGGTGTCACTGGTGACCCCGTGGTGACACTGGTGACTCCGTGGTGCCACTGGTGACCCCGTTGTCCCCCCAGGCAGGGCGAGGGCCCGCTCAGTGACACTGTGTCTCTGTTGTGACactggtgtccctgtggtgaCCCTGTTGTCCCCGCAGGCAGGGCGAGGGCCCGCTCAGTGACactggtgtccctgtggtgaCTTTGGTGTCTCTGTTGTGACactggtgtccctgtggtgaCCCCGTTGTCCCCCCAGGCAGGGCGAGGGCCCGCTCAGTGACACGGTGTCCCTGTGGTGACCCCGTGGTGCCACTGGTGACCCCGTGGTGACACTGGTGACCCCGTGGTGCCACCGGTGACCCCGTTGTCCCCCCAGGCAGGGCGAGGGCCCGCTCAGTGACACGTGCAGCCGCAAGACGCTGTTCTACCTGATCGCCACCCTGAACGAGGCCTTCCGGCCCGACTACGACTTCAGTGCTGCCAAGAGCCACGAGTTCAGCCGGGAGCCCAGCCTCAACTgggtactgggagcactgggagcactggggggcactgggggaactgggagccCAGCCTCAACTGggtactgggggcactgggagcactgggagcactgggggaactgggagagcCGTGAGTTCAGCCAGGAGCCCAGCTTCAACTGggtactgggggcactgggagcactgggggaactgggagccCAGCCTCAACTGggtactgggggcactgggagcactggggggcactgggagagctgtgAGCCCAGCCTCAACTGggtactgggggcactgggagcactgggaggcactgggggaactgggagagcCGGGAGCCCCAGCCTCAACTgggtactgggagcactgggagcactgggggggactgggagagccACGAGTtcagccctgagctcagcctcAACTGggtactgggggcactgggagcactgggggccACTGGGAGAGCTGTGAGCCCAGCCTCAActgggcactgggggcactgggggcactgggagcactgggagcactgggggaactgggagagcCGGGAGCCCCAGCCTCAACTgggtactgggagcactgggagcactgggggggactgggagagccACGAGTTCAGCCAGGAGCCTAGCCTCAGCTGggtactgggggcactggggggcactgggggagcCGGGAGCCCAGCCTCAACTGggtactgggggcactgggagcactggggggcactgggggaactgggagccCAGCCTCAACTgggtactgggagcactgggagcactggggggcactgggggaactgggagccCAGCCTCAACTGggtactgggggcactgggagcactggggggcactgggggaactgggagccCAGCCTCAACTgggtactgggagcactgggagcactggggggcactgggggaactgggagccCAGCCTCAACTGggtactgggggcactgggagcactgggggaactgggggaactgggaaagCCAAGAGTTCAGCCGGGAGCCCAGCCTCAACTGggtactgggggcactgggagcactggggggcactgggggaactgggagccGAGCCTCAACTGggtactgggggcactgggagggactgggatggggctgggagccactgggagaGCCACGAGTtcagcagggagcccagcctCAACTGggtactgggggcactgggagcactggggggcactgggggaactgggagagcCGAGAGTtcagccaggagcccagcctcagctgggtactgggggcactgggagcactgggagcactgggggagcCGGGAGCCCAGCCTCAACTGggtactgggggcactgggagcactgggagcactgggggagctgggagagccaCGAGttcagccctgagcccagcctcaACTGggtactgggggcactgggagggactgggatgggactgggagccactgggagaGCCACGAGTTCAGCTGGGAGCCCAGCCTCAACTGggtactgggggcactgggagcactgggggaactgggagagcTGTGAGCCCAGCCTCAACTGggtactgggggcactgggaggcactgggagagcCGTGAGCCCAGCCTCAACTGggtactgggggcactgggagcactggggggctctgggagagtCGGGAGCCCAGCCTCAACTGGgtactgggggaactggggggcactgggagaactgggagcCCAGCCTCAACTgggtactgggagcactgggggaactggggggcactgggggagcCGGGAGCTCAGCCTCAACTAGGCACTGGGAGcgactgggggggactgggagagccGGGAGTTCCCCCGtgagcccagcctgagctgggtACAGAGCATGGAACGGGGTGGGATCACCTGGACTCACCTGggggagccagagcagggcGGGCTTGGAGCAGGAGGAACCTTCCAACATCCCACACCTCCGAGCTGGCCTTGGGCAcggccagggatggggcagccgcagcttctctgggagTCCTTTCcgtcccttccctgctcccagagcgAGGAATTGcttctccctgtcccccccatcctgctgcagtTGGAAACagcattccctgtccctggggggtcgctctgtgcctgtgcccactcccctggagccccttcagtCGCTGGAGGCTCCGTCcgacctggccttggacattcccGGGAGCCAGGAGTCTGCAGCCTCTGGGCAGCGCGGTCCTGGGCCAGCCCCGTTCCCATTCCTGTGTCCCTTGTTCCCAggccagccccattcccattcccacgtCCCtcgttcccattcccgttcccaggccagccccattcccatgtCCCTTGTTCCTGTTCCTGGGCCAgccccgttcccattcccatgtCCCTTGTTCCTGTTCCTGGGCCAGCCCCGTTCCCATTCCTGTGTCCCtcgttcccattcccgttcccaggccagccccgttcccattcccatgtCCCTcgttcccattcctgttcccaggccagccccgttcccattcccatgtCCTGTCCCTCGTTCCCATTCCCAGGCCAGCCCCGTTCCCATTCCTGTGTCCCTtgttcccattcctgttcctggGCCAGCCCCGTTCCCATTCCTGTGTCCCttgttcccattcccgttcccaggCCAGCCCCGTTCCCATTCCTGTGTCCCTtgttcccattcctgttcctgggccagccccattcccattcccatgtCCCTtgttcccattcctgttcctgggccagccccattcccattcccatgtCCCTtgttcccattcctgttcctggGCCAGCCCTATTCCCGTTTCCCACATTCTCGTTCCCGTGTCCCTTGTCACCGTTCCTGTGTCCTCTGTCCCCATTCCTATGTGCCCCGTTCCCGTGTCCCCGTCTCCATTTCTATGTTCCTTGTCCCCCTTCTGTGTCCCTCGTCCCCGTTCCCCTGTCCctcatccccattcccatgtcccccgtccccgtgtccctcgTCCCAGatcccatgtcccctgtccccaatcCCATGTCCCACGTCCCATTGCTGTGTCCCAGGTGGTGAATGCTGTGAACTGCAGCCTCTTCTTGGCTGTGAGCGAGGATTTTatccctgttcctgtgtcccctctccctgttcctgtgtcccctctccctgttcctgtgtcccctgtccccgttccgtgtcccctgtccccgttccatgtcccctgtccccaatcccatgtcccctgtccccatcccaggtggTGAATGCCGTGAACTGCAGCCTCTTCTCGGCCGTGCGCGAGGATTTCATCCCCATTCCTGTGTCCCCTGACCCCATtgcatgtcccctgtccccattcccgtgtcccctgtccccgttctgtgtcccctgtccctgttctgtgtcccctgtccccagtcccgtgtcccctgtccccatcccaggtggTGAATGCCGTGAACTGCAGCCTCTTCTCAGCCATGCGCGAGGATTTCATCCCCattcctgtgtcccctgtccccattcccgtgtcccctgtccccattccgtgtcccctgtccccaatcccatgtcccctgtccccaatcccatgtcccctgtccccaatcccgtgtcccctgtccccatcccaggtggTGAATGACGTGAACTGCAGCCTCTTCTCAGCCGTGTGCGAGGATTTCGTCCCCATTCCATGTCctctgtccccattccctgtccctgttctgtgtcccctgtccccaatcCCGTGTCCCCTTTCCCCAatcctgtgtcccctgtccccaatcccgtgtcccctgtccccatcccaggtggTGAATGCCGTGAACTGCAGCCTCTTCTCGGCCGTGCGCGAGGATTTCATCCCCATTCCTGTGTCCCCTGGCCCCGTTCCATGTCCCCTGACTCCATtacatgtccctgtccccattcccatgtcccctgtccccattcccatgtcccctgtccccgttctgtgtcccctgtccccaatcccgtgtcccctgtccccatcccaggtggTGAATGCCGTGAACTGCAGCCTCTTCTCGGCCGTGCTCGAGGATTTCACCCCAttcccatgtcccctgtccccattcccgtgtcccctgtccctgttccatgtcccctgtccccaatcccatgtcccctgtccccaatcctgtgtcccctgtccccgtcccaGGTGGTGAATGCCGTGAACTGCAGCCTCTTCTCGGCCGTGCGCGAGGATTTCAAGGCGCTGAAGCCGCTGCTGTGGGACGCGGTGGATGAGGAGATCTGCCTGGCCGAGTGTGACATCTACAGGTAcggggacacctggggctggccctgcccgATCCTGGGGGATCCGGCCCTTCCTGAGGGCACCCGGCCCTTCCTGATCCTGGGGGAACTGGCCCTTCCCGAGAAATCACAGCGCTTCCCAATCCCCAGGGATTCCAGCCCTTCCTGAGGGATCCCGGCCCTGCCTGATCCCGGGGGATCCTGGCCCTGCCTGATCCTGGGGGATCCTGGCCCTGCCTGATCCCGGGGGATCCTGGCCCTGCCTGATCCTGGGGGATCCTGGCCACTCCTGATCCTGGGGGATCCTGGCCGCTCCTGATCCTGGGGGATCCTGGCCACTCCTGATCCTGGGGGAACTGGCCCTTCCCGAGAAATCACAGCGCTTCCCAATCCCCAGGGATTCCAGCCCTTCCCGGCCCTGCCTGATCCCAAGCGATTCTAGCTTTTCCTGAGGGATCCCGGACACTCACaatccctggggatcctggcCCTGCCTGATCCCAGCCCTTCCCGATCCCCAGGGATCCTGATCCTTCCTGAGggatcccagcccttcccagtcTCCAGGGATCCCAGCCCTACCTGGTCCTGGGGGATACCGGCCCTTCCCGATCCCCAGGGATCCTGGCCCTTCCTGATCCTGAGCAATGCTAGTCTTTCCCAAGggatcccagcccttcccaagggATTTTGGCCCTTCCCTAGAGATTTTGGCCCTTTCTGTGGAATTCCAGCCCTTCCTGAGGGATTCTGGCCTTTCCCCATGGAATTCTGGCCCTTCCTGTGGAATTCCAGCTGTTTGCCATGCAATTCTGGTCTTTTCCCCATGGAATTTTGGTCCTTCCTGAGGGATTCTTGCTGTTTCTCATGGAATTCTGCCCTTTCCCAAGGAATTTTGCCCCTGGACAGGTGCTTTTTCCATAAAAACTGCTGTTTCAGGTGTCAGGAATGGCCAGAGCAGGGGTAGTGTTGCTGTCATGGGGAGGATCTGGGGTTGCCATTGTTTCCCAACCCCTTGGAATTCCCAACCCTTGGAATTCCCAACCCTGAGAGATTTGGGTGTTCCCTCTTCCTGAtgcagctgggatttgggatgtccTGGACACAGCCAGAGTGGGGTTGGTGTCACTGCCATGGAGCTCCTGCCATTTTCTTCCATCCCTTTGGAATTCCCAACCCGTGGAATttgctgtcccctctccccacgccagccaggatttggggtggctttcccacttttcctgtccccagtcccatccAGGcctttcccacttttcccattcCCCAGTCTTGTGGTTTCCCCACTTTTTCATTCCCCAGTCCCGAGCccttcccacttttcctgtcccaaatcccatcctggcctttcccacttttcctgtccccatccagtgacattcccacttttcccgtCCCCTATCCCGTGACATTCCCGCTTTTCCCCATCCTGTgacattcccacttttcctgtccccatcccgtgacattcccacttttcccaatCCCGTgacattcccacttttcctgtcCCCCATCCCGTgacattcctgcttttcccatccTGTgacattcccacttttcctgtcCCCTATCCTATGACATTCCCGcttttcctgtccccatcccgtgACATTCTCACTTTTCCTGTCCGCATCCCGTGACATTCCCA
This Haemorhous mexicanus isolate bHaeMex1 chromosome 1, bHaeMex1.pri, whole genome shotgun sequence DNA region includes the following protein-coding sequences:
- the MAF1 gene encoding repressor of RNA polymerase III transcription MAF1 homolog isoform X1, with amino-acid sequence MKLLENSSFEAINSQLTVETGDAHIIGRIESYSCKLAGIDKQLFKQFCQEGQPHALEALSPPQSSGLSPGRQGEGPLSDTCSRKTLFYLIATLNEAFRPDYDFSAAKSHEFSREPSLNWVVNAVNCSLFSAVREDFIPIPVSPDPIACPLSPFPCPLSPFCVPCPCSVSPVPSPVSPVPIPGGECRELQPLLSHARGFHPHSCVPCPHSRVPCPHSVSPVPNPMSPVPNPMSPVPNPVSPVPIPGGE
- the MAF1 gene encoding repressor of RNA polymerase III transcription MAF1 homolog isoform X3, whose protein sequence is MKLLENSSFEAINSQLTVETGDAHIIGRQGEGPLSDTCSRKTLFYLIATLNEAFRPDYDFSAAKSHEFSREPSLNWVVNAVNCSLFSAVREDFIPIPVSPDPIACPLSPFPCPLSPFCVPCPCSVSPVPSPVSPVPIPGGECRELQPLLSHARGFHPHSCVPCPHSRVPCPHSVSPVPNPMSPVPNPMSPVPNPVSPVPIPGGE